From Chryseobacterium sp. IHB B 17019, one genomic window encodes:
- the mnmA gene encoding tRNA 2-thiouridine(34) synthase MnmA has product MKVVVGLSGGVDSSVTAYLLQQQGHEVVALFMRNWNDASVTLEDECPWIEDSNDALMVAQKLGIPFQVIDMSDLYKERIVDYMFDEYQKGRTPNPDVLCNREVKFDVFMKTAMSLGADKVATGHYAQVTSTFDENGKEIFHLLAGKDNNKDQSYFLCQLSQDQLSKALFPIGELTKPEVREIAKEIGLVTADKKDSQGLCFIGKVSLPQFLQQQLVPKEGEIVEIFKDSPLFGQEIPQFSSKEEELEFLSKKINYKKSDGKVIGKHQGAQFFTIGQSKGLGIGGHKESCFIVSRDMENNILFVGEGHQFPGLLKRALKIDNSELHWVREDLRLKNGESMEVMARFRYRQPLQKATLHQFENAFYIEFEEAQSAIAEGQFAAWYDGEELLGSGVIS; this is encoded by the coding sequence ATGAAAGTAGTAGTAGGATTATCTGGAGGTGTAGATTCCAGTGTTACAGCATATTTGCTGCAGCAACAAGGCCATGAAGTCGTGGCTTTATTTATGAGAAACTGGAACGATGCGTCCGTGACATTAGAAGATGAGTGCCCCTGGATAGAGGATAGCAATGATGCTTTAATGGTGGCCCAGAAATTGGGAATTCCGTTTCAGGTGATTGATATGAGCGATCTTTATAAGGAACGGATCGTTGATTATATGTTCGACGAATATCAGAAAGGAAGAACCCCGAATCCGGATGTTTTGTGTAACAGAGAAGTAAAATTTGATGTTTTTATGAAAACGGCGATGTCTTTGGGTGCAGATAAGGTGGCGACAGGACATTATGCGCAGGTAACCTCAACTTTCGACGAAAATGGTAAAGAAATTTTCCACCTTTTGGCAGGAAAAGATAACAATAAAGACCAGTCTTATTTTTTGTGTCAATTATCTCAGGATCAATTATCTAAAGCATTATTTCCGATTGGTGAACTGACAAAACCTGAAGTAAGAGAAATTGCAAAGGAAATTGGGTTGGTGACGGCTGATAAAAAAGATTCCCAGGGATTGTGTTTTATCGGGAAAGTGAGTCTTCCACAGTTTTTGCAACAGCAATTGGTTCCAAAAGAAGGCGAAATTGTAGAAATCTTTAAAGATTCTCCACTTTTTGGGCAAGAAATACCTCAATTTTCTTCAAAAGAAGAAGAGCTGGAATTTTTAAGCAAGAAAATTAATTATAAAAAATCCGACGGAAAAGTAATCGGCAAGCATCAGGGAGCCCAATTTTTTACGATCGGACAAAGCAAGGGATTAGGAATCGGCGGACACAAGGAAAGCTGCTTTATCGTTTCCAGAGATATGGAAAATAATATTCTTTTCGTAGGAGAAGGGCATCAGTTTCCGGGACTTTTGAAAAGGGCTTTAAAGATTGATAATTCTGAGCTTCATTGGGTTCGTGAAGATTTAAGACTGAAAAATGGCGAATCTATGGAGGTAATGGCGAGATTCAGGTACAGACAGCCATTACAGAAAGCAACACTGCATCAGTTTGAAAACGCTTTTTATATTGAGTTTGAAGAAGCTCAGTCTGCCATTGCGGAAGGGCAGTTTGCGGCTTGGTATGACGGTGAAGAGCTTTTGGGAAGCGGGGTTATTTCATAA
- a CDS encoding DUF4249 domain-containing protein, with product MKKNKILIFFSLLILLVNCENEIALDDMSGKVVIEGNITDEAGPYYVKVTKSTKFFDGSGENFIEYAKVVISDQNGQTETLVYDEDGTYQTINFHTHYGDTYTLSVTVEGNTYKATSKMPEYVEFSGLKQQMIYIYDEYRKGLIPLFTDPAAQENYYFFKSQVNDGEYFSYTPISDEGQDGQVNSKPLSRGFKEKDTVLVEMQCIDKQVYNYFKDLPQASFENNGETLSPINPIGNFSNGALGYFSAHTTSTKTIIIE from the coding sequence ATGAAAAAAAATAAAATTTTAATTTTCTTCTCTTTATTAATTCTTTTAGTAAACTGTGAGAACGAAATTGCCCTGGATGACATGAGCGGTAAAGTAGTGATTGAAGGTAATATAACAGATGAAGCCGGGCCTTATTATGTAAAAGTAACGAAATCCACAAAGTTTTTTGACGGAAGCGGAGAAAATTTCATAGAATATGCCAAGGTTGTTATCAGCGATCAAAACGGGCAGACAGAAACTCTGGTATATGATGAAGATGGGACCTATCAGACAATTAATTTCCACACCCATTATGGTGATACTTATACGCTGTCCGTAACCGTGGAAGGAAATACCTATAAAGCAACCAGTAAAATGCCTGAATATGTAGAATTTAGTGGGTTGAAGCAACAGATGATTTACATTTATGATGAGTACAGAAAAGGCTTGATTCCTTTATTTACTGATCCCGCTGCTCAGGAAAATTATTACTTTTTCAAAAGCCAGGTAAATGATGGTGAATATTTTAGCTACACCCCAATATCTGATGAAGGACAAGATGGACAGGTTAACTCCAAACCACTTTCCAGAGGGTTTAAAGAAAAGGATACGGTATTAGTTGAAATGCAGTGTATTGACAAGCAAGTTTACAATTATTTTAAAGATCTTCCTCAGGCCAGCTTTGAAAATAATGGCGAAACTTTATCTCCAATCAATCCTATAGGGAATTTCAGTAATGGCGCATTAGGGTATTTTTCAGCACACACAACTTCAACGAAGACTATAATTATTGAATAA
- a CDS encoding TonB-dependent receptor plug domain-containing protein, with protein sequence MMRTTTLAIFLSVLTYAQRTEKDEALIEEVVINEKREAITKTNLGAEVIDIQSISKIPVLLGEKDIIKTLQFLPGVVSTEGSSGFSVRGGAIDQNLTLLDDAPVFNNSHLGGLFSTFNSDALKSVTLYKGNMPPSFGGRLSSVIDIKSKDGDFNKYNFSGGIGLISSRLSIDGPIQKGKSSFIISARRTYVDLFFSDDSDVEDLFFYDINAKANFQLNKNNGIHLSTYFGRDVLNLRDSKNYWGNIVASLDWNSIINSKLRSNTSLTFSRYNYKTSIPDSKGEPLEIIPNMDNFGLKQNFTHYLRENHILNYGLQSSYYTFNTPNLPARIQSGFLKDPRSMWESALYANDEFKVNDKFSINYGLRLSMISSKNKGETNSYFNLEPRLVFNYEFIKDNIFRLGYTRNTQPLQTLLTLDGSIPIDIFLNTKKPAIADQVNFGYTKKINKDYEFNAEVFYKKMSGLQDYKEGVVISVLGDLQSSLLYNGRGRAYGLEILAKKNNGDLTGWISYTLSKSQMQIDGINGGRWYNARLDKTHNLAIVANYQLSTNWSLSGAFSLSTGIAVTLPTGRYELDGETYLQFGDKNSNRMPLYHRLDLSATYERKSSKRFKGSWTFGFYNIYAQKNREWLYFEKNRDNHDQIEVSQDGLFFRLIPSVTYNFKF encoded by the coding sequence ATGATGCGCACTACTACGCTGGCTATTTTTTTGTCAGTACTTACCTATGCTCAGCGAACTGAAAAAGATGAAGCTCTCATAGAAGAAGTTGTTATCAACGAAAAAAGAGAAGCAATTACCAAAACCAATTTGGGAGCGGAGGTAATAGATATCCAGAGTATTTCCAAAATTCCCGTATTACTTGGTGAAAAAGATATCATTAAAACACTGCAGTTTCTGCCTGGGGTTGTATCTACTGAAGGTTCATCCGGGTTTAGTGTGCGTGGCGGAGCGATCGATCAAAACCTTACTTTATTAGATGACGCTCCGGTTTTTAATAACTCTCATTTGGGAGGTCTTTTCAGTACATTCAATAGTGATGCTTTGAAAAGTGTTACCCTTTACAAAGGGAATATGCCTCCATCATTCGGGGGAAGACTTTCTTCGGTAATAGATATAAAATCAAAGGATGGAGATTTTAATAAATACAATTTTTCCGGCGGTATAGGCTTGATCAGCAGTAGATTAAGCATTGATGGGCCAATACAAAAAGGGAAATCATCTTTTATAATCTCTGCAAGACGAACGTATGTAGATCTTTTTTTCTCTGATGATTCGGATGTGGAGGATCTCTTTTTTTATGATATAAATGCAAAGGCAAACTTCCAGCTAAACAAAAATAACGGAATTCATTTATCAACTTATTTCGGAAGAGATGTTTTAAATTTAAGAGACTCTAAAAATTACTGGGGCAACATTGTAGCTTCATTGGACTGGAACAGTATCATCAACAGCAAATTAAGATCGAACACTTCATTAACCTTTAGCCGGTACAATTATAAAACAAGCATCCCGGATTCTAAAGGAGAACCCTTGGAAATAATTCCGAATATGGATAATTTCGGGCTGAAACAGAATTTTACCCACTATTTAAGAGAAAACCATATCCTGAACTACGGTTTGCAGTCATCATACTATACCTTTAATACACCCAATCTTCCCGCAAGAATACAGTCCGGATTCTTAAAAGATCCGAGATCGATGTGGGAAAGCGCATTGTATGCCAATGATGAGTTTAAAGTAAATGATAAATTTTCTATTAATTACGGCTTAAGACTTTCCATGATTTCTTCCAAAAACAAAGGGGAAACAAATAGTTATTTTAATCTGGAACCGAGACTGGTTTTTAATTATGAGTTTATTAAAGATAATATTTTCAGATTGGGATATACAAGAAATACACAGCCCTTACAAACTTTATTGACTCTGGATGGAAGCATACCTATTGATATTTTCCTTAACACGAAAAAGCCGGCAATCGCGGATCAGGTGAATTTTGGCTATACAAAAAAAATCAATAAAGATTACGAATTCAATGCTGAAGTTTTTTATAAAAAAATGTCCGGACTTCAGGATTATAAAGAGGGAGTTGTGATTAGTGTTTTGGGCGATCTGCAAAGCAGTTTACTGTATAACGGAAGGGGAAGGGCCTACGGACTCGAAATTTTAGCAAAGAAAAATAATGGAGATCTTACTGGATGGATATCCTATACATTGTCTAAATCCCAAATGCAAATTGACGGGATTAATGGTGGAAGATGGTACAATGCAAGGCTGGATAAAACACATAATCTTGCCATTGTTGCCAACTATCAGCTTTCTACAAACTGGTCCTTATCAGGCGCATTTTCTTTAAGCACGGGAATTGCCGTAACGCTTCCTACGGGAAGATATGAACTCGATGGAGAAACCTATCTGCAGTTTGGAGACAAAAACAGCAACAGGATGCCGCTTTATCACAGATTAGATCTTAGTGCCACTTATGAACGCAAGAGTAGTAAACGTTTTAAAGGCTCATGGACATTTGGTTTTTATAACATATATGCACAGAAAAACCGCGAATGGCTTTATTTTGAAAAAAACAGGGATAATCATGACCAAATAGAGGTGAGTCAAGACGGTCTTTTTTTTAGATTAATTCCCAGTGTAACTTATAATTTTAAATTTTAA
- a CDS encoding bacteriocin-like protein has product MKNLKNLSRKELKAIKGAATCPSGNHWCPDAAVCVPIIVECYIIVPELPEGGCLSC; this is encoded by the coding sequence ATGAAAAATTTAAAAAATCTCTCAAGAAAAGAACTGAAAGCAATTAAAGGAGCAGCAACTTGCCCTTCAGGAAATCATTGGTGCCCGGATGCTGCAGTGTGCGTGCCGATCATCGTGGAATGCTATATTATAGTACCAGAATTACCAGAAGGAGGATGTTTATCCTGTTAA
- a CDS encoding LytR/AlgR family response regulator transcription factor yields the protein MIKTVIIEDEKPASRKLERMLNEFPEIEVVAKIESVEEGVKWFSENEHPQLIFSDIVLGDGLSFDIFEKVPTKGFIIYTTAFDQYTLKAFKLNSIDYLLKPILDEDLAGAIEKFKSFLPSDSSVNSQEIKQLIKKDKTTLSRILVKIGYNLKIVQTHEVSCFFSENKIVYLQTQERTYPSDFTLDELEDILDEKKFFRVNRQFIINSDYIKNIHTSPYYKVDLEFQPQEEITVSRDRVKDFKDWLVG from the coding sequence ATGATCAAAACTGTCATTATCGAAGACGAAAAACCTGCTTCAAGGAAACTGGAAAGAATGCTGAATGAATTCCCTGAAATTGAGGTGGTTGCAAAAATAGAATCTGTGGAAGAAGGTGTGAAATGGTTTTCAGAAAACGAGCATCCGCAACTGATCTTTTCGGATATTGTTTTGGGAGATGGACTGTCATTTGATATTTTTGAGAAAGTTCCTACGAAAGGCTTTATTATCTATACAACGGCTTTTGATCAATACACTTTAAAAGCTTTCAAATTAAATAGCATTGACTACCTTTTAAAACCAATTTTAGACGAAGATCTGGCCGGAGCTATTGAGAAATTCAAATCTTTTCTTCCTTCGGATAGCTCTGTCAATTCACAGGAAATTAAGCAGTTAATTAAAAAAGATAAAACAACACTGTCCAGGATTTTAGTTAAAATCGGGTATAATTTGAAAATTGTTCAGACTCATGAAGTAAGCTGTTTTTTCAGTGAAAATAAGATTGTTTACCTGCAGACTCAGGAGCGAACTTATCCCTCGGATTTTACCCTGGATGAGCTGGAAGATATTCTGGATGAAAAGAAATTTTTCAGGGTCAACCGACAGTTTATTATCAACTCGGATTATATCAAAAACATTCACACTTCTCCTTACTATAAAGTCGACCTTGAATTTCAGCCACAGGAAGAGATTACCGTAAGCCGGGATCGTGTAAAGGATTTTAAAGACTGGCTGGTAGGGTAA
- a CDS encoding 2TM domain-containing protein: MDYNQAQQRVNDLKKFYKNLLWFGIVSLIIFFNDVFEKGRFNITLLDGSIFLAIWAIVLTVKAVKLFVLNSEWEKKILQEEMKKTKQPIQF, translated from the coding sequence ATGGACTACAATCAGGCACAACAAAGAGTAAACGACTTAAAAAAATTCTACAAAAACCTTCTTTGGTTTGGAATTGTTTCTTTAATTATCTTCTTTAATGATGTTTTTGAAAAAGGAAGATTTAATATCACATTACTTGACGGATCGATATTTTTAGCTATTTGGGCTATTGTTTTAACGGTAAAAGCAGTAAAGTTATTTGTTCTAAATTCCGAATGGGAAAAGAAAATTTTACAGGAAGAAATGAAAAAAACAAAACAGCCTATTCAATTTTAA
- a CDS encoding 2TM domain-containing protein yields the protein METFTNKENLAYEKAIRRVKELKSFYGNLTSYCLVIPFLAVLNLITAPEQLWFYWPMLGWGIGLAAHGINTFGIGKNWEEKKIRELMEEERRNTKTL from the coding sequence ATGGAAACATTTACAAACAAAGAAAATCTGGCGTACGAAAAAGCAATAAGAAGAGTAAAAGAACTGAAAAGCTTCTACGGAAACCTTACCTCTTACTGTCTGGTAATACCTTTTTTAGCAGTTTTAAATCTTATAACTGCTCCGGAACAATTATGGTTCTACTGGCCAATGCTGGGATGGGGAATAGGTCTTGCCGCACACGGGATCAATACTTTCGGAATTGGAAAAAACTGGGAAGAAAAGAAAATCAGAGAATTGATGGAAGAGGAGAGAAGAAACACAAAAACACTTTAA
- a CDS encoding methyltransferase family protein encodes MKTLQIIFIISMIVWFISEFLYKNILKSNEKDKKDKDKSTLNILWIAIPLSVALAVTASYTTEFPVTDEVWIYYLGVAFIIIGIILRYIIIKSLGKYFTVDVTIKEDHKIKKEGFYKYVRHPSYSFSLLTSLGFGLYLNNWLSLVLAVVLPLLAFGYRIKVEEQALIEQFGDEYLEYRKKTKKLIPFIY; translated from the coding sequence ATGAAAACACTGCAAATCATATTCATTATTTCAATGATCGTTTGGTTTATAAGCGAATTTCTGTACAAAAATATTTTAAAATCAAACGAAAAAGACAAGAAAGACAAAGACAAATCGACCTTGAATATCTTATGGATTGCCATTCCGCTTTCTGTTGCCTTAGCTGTGACGGCTTCCTATACAACGGAGTTTCCGGTTACAGATGAGGTTTGGATCTATTATTTAGGTGTAGCATTTATTATCATTGGAATAATTTTAAGGTATATCATTATCAAGTCTTTAGGGAAATATTTTACCGTAGATGTGACTATAAAAGAGGATCATAAAATCAAAAAAGAAGGCTTTTATAAATATGTAAGGCATCCATCCTATAGTTTTTCATTATTGACTTCTCTTGGCTTTGGATTATACTTAAATAACTGGTTGTCATTGGTTTTGGCTGTTGTTCTGCCGCTTTTAGCATTCGGGTACAGAATTAAAGTTGAAGAACAGGCTTTAATTGAACAGTTTGGTGATGAGTATCTGGAGTATAGAAAAAAAACGAAGAAACTGATTCCGTTTATTTATTGA
- a CDS encoding 2TM domain-containing protein, giving the protein MENISKDDIRYQQAERKVKKMKNFYVFTFIYFAVNIFILFLNYRGLKPNETIWQLKYFALPLFWGIGVVGYGMSLFLPGFILGNKWEEKKIKELMEKEKQL; this is encoded by the coding sequence ATGGAAAATATAAGTAAAGACGATATCAGATATCAGCAGGCAGAGAGAAAAGTGAAAAAAATGAAGAACTTTTATGTGTTTACATTTATTTATTTCGCTGTGAATATTTTTATTTTATTCCTGAATTACAGAGGCTTAAAACCTAATGAAACGATATGGCAATTGAAATATTTTGCATTACCACTCTTCTGGGGAATCGGTGTTGTAGGGTACGGGATGAGTCTGTTTTTACCGGGTTTTATACTCGGAAATAAGTGGGAAGAAAAGAAAATTAAGGAATTGATGGAGAAAGAAAAACAGCTTTAA
- a CDS encoding 2TM domain-containing protein, whose protein sequence is MKRKSIIILLWVTLGTTLFFFLFFNNEKTFRNFGITLLICTMYSFILGFGNMVINDFLNKKFPWSETTRMRAFLSIVSIIIGNFILVYFCNYMNYVVIQKSATIEEFFSAKYGFMNWFTINIALLISAFLHAKSFMEELKKTSRKEVVEQKLIAKSANAQFESLKNQLDPHFLFNSLNVLSSLIDENPRQAQKFTASMSKIYRYVLEQKDKELVTVEDELEFAKTYCELLKTRFEDSVDFVFDVKKEDYRRFVVPLSLQLLLENCIKHNFATSSKPLIIRIFSENDTLCIENNLQVREQIKESSGIGLANIVQRYSLLTKRNVFIEKSEDYFKVKLPVLSVKPNVVSTPVEDKDKAYERARKRVREMKSFYGNLISYCIIIPFLMIINLITNPDNIWFVFPMLGWGIGLAAHGMSAFAIGKRWEEKKIREILEKENKQ, encoded by the coding sequence ATGAAACGTAAAAGCATTATCATATTACTTTGGGTGACGTTGGGAACGACCTTGTTTTTCTTTTTATTTTTTAACAATGAAAAGACCTTCCGGAACTTTGGGATTACTTTGCTCATCTGCACCATGTATTCTTTCATTCTCGGCTTCGGAAATATGGTTATTAATGATTTTCTCAACAAAAAGTTTCCGTGGTCCGAAACCACCAGAATGAGGGCGTTTCTCAGCATTGTATCCATCATTATAGGAAATTTTATTTTGGTATATTTCTGTAATTATATGAACTATGTTGTCATTCAGAAGTCTGCCACAATAGAAGAGTTTTTCTCTGCAAAATACGGTTTCATGAATTGGTTTACGATCAATATTGCGTTGCTGATCTCGGCCTTTCTTCATGCAAAAAGCTTCATGGAAGAATTGAAAAAAACATCCAGAAAAGAAGTTGTAGAGCAGAAATTAATTGCAAAATCAGCCAATGCACAATTTGAAAGTTTAAAAAATCAATTGGATCCTCATTTTTTATTTAATTCTTTAAATGTTTTAAGTTCATTGATTGACGAAAACCCACGGCAGGCTCAGAAGTTTACGGCCTCAATGTCAAAGATTTACCGCTATGTTTTGGAACAGAAAGATAAAGAGCTGGTAACCGTAGAAGATGAATTGGAATTTGCAAAAACCTATTGTGAATTATTGAAAACCAGGTTCGAAGACAGTGTGGATTTTGTTTTTGATGTTAAAAAAGAGGACTACAGAAGATTTGTCGTTCCGTTGTCGTTGCAATTGCTGTTGGAGAACTGTATCAAGCATAATTTTGCGACTTCTTCAAAACCATTGATTATTAGAATTTTTTCTGAAAATGATACACTCTGCATTGAGAATAATCTGCAGGTAAGAGAGCAAATAAAAGAAAGCTCAGGGATCGGTTTGGCGAATATTGTTCAGCGGTATTCTTTGCTTACAAAACGGAATGTTTTCATTGAAAAATCCGAAGATTATTTTAAAGTAAAACTTCCGGTATTATCCGTTAAGCCAAACGTTGTGAGTACACCTGTTGAGGATAAAGACAAAGCATACGAAAGAGCAAGAAAGAGGGTAAGAGAAATGAAAAGCTTTTATGGAAACCTTATTTCGTATTGTATTATCATTCCTTTTTTAATGATTATTAATTTGATAACAAATCCGGACAACATTTGGTTTGTTTTTCCAATGCTGGGTTGGGGAATCGGGCTTGCGGCACACGGAATGAGCGCTTTTGCGATAGGGAAAAGATGGGAAGAAAAAAAGATCCGGGAAATTTTAGAAAAGGAAAACAAACAATAA
- a CDS encoding TonB-dependent receptor, which yields METQSKKLLFLISFLSFTLSFAQTKISGKVTYRNKGISEVNVTLKDTYDGATTDANGNFSFETSEKGNKVLTFTHPKYIDVEKPITIENQEVSINAELKEQINEIDAVVVSAGSIEASDKKRATALLTPIDIYTTAGADGQISSALTYLPGVQKVGETEGLFIRGGTGTESKIFMDGSLINNYFSSSVPGIAGRDRFNTSLFKGNVFSSGGYSALYGQALSGALMLESVDLPDQSSYDFGISPIFLSGGFQRLSDSKNSSFGATLGYSNLKLMQEVFNFNTNFSDAPQGLNADFNFRIKTKSGGFFKYYGMYDSNRMGVTVESLEPGNDFSLVNLKGKNTYHNLSFKQKFGKYLLNTSASYSYNTSDLKFSTQNNEIETGNTKVLNDANYINFKAVLERKINKISALRGGFELNSTSEKLNFNNFVEKHYKDLISAAFVETDLGFSNQLSAKIGVRAENSSYLKKSNIAPRVALAYRFAKDWTTSFAYGLFYQNPESKYINGPANLGFQQSQHYIFQVQRAADGRSLRFEAFYKKYDDLLKVKNLPFTDGQNQYIQTADNNGGYGYAKGLELFWRDKKTFENIDYWISYSFLDSKRDFINYPLSLKPNFASEHTISAVAKRFIPKWKTGVNFSYTYAKGRPYYDIAAKDVNGESMYYIRNEGRLKDYNALNFSINYLPNLGKKDAKAFTVLVLSVSNILGTKNVYGYNFSMDGSRNSTVVPPVNTFIFVGAFISFGVDKTQDAINNNL from the coding sequence ATGGAAACGCAGAGTAAAAAATTATTATTTCTCATTTCTTTTTTATCATTTACATTAAGTTTTGCACAGACAAAAATCTCAGGGAAAGTAACGTATAGAAATAAAGGAATAAGTGAGGTAAATGTAACATTAAAAGATACTTATGACGGAGCAACAACGGATGCCAACGGGAATTTCTCTTTTGAGACTTCAGAAAAAGGCAATAAAGTATTGACATTTACTCATCCGAAATATATTGATGTTGAAAAACCAATAACGATTGAAAATCAGGAAGTTTCTATAAATGCAGAGTTAAAAGAACAGATCAACGAGATTGATGCTGTCGTGGTTTCCGCAGGTTCTATCGAAGCGAGCGACAAAAAACGGGCAACTGCTCTTTTGACACCAATTGACATCTACACAACCGCCGGAGCAGACGGACAAATTTCCTCGGCGCTGACTTATCTTCCGGGTGTTCAGAAGGTTGGAGAAACAGAAGGTCTTTTCATCAGAGGCGGAACCGGCACAGAATCTAAAATTTTTATGGATGGAAGCTTGATTAATAATTATTTCTCAAGTTCAGTTCCGGGAATTGCCGGGAGAGACCGTTTCAACACGTCACTTTTTAAAGGAAATGTTTTTTCAAGCGGTGGATATTCTGCGCTTTATGGGCAGGCTCTTTCCGGGGCGTTGATGTTGGAAAGTGTTGATCTTCCGGATCAGAGCTCTTACGATTTCGGAATTTCTCCAATCTTTTTGAGTGGTGGGTTTCAAAGATTAAGCGATAGTAAAAATTCGTCTTTTGGAGCGACTTTAGGGTATTCAAACTTAAAATTGATGCAGGAAGTTTTTAATTTTAACACCAATTTCAGTGATGCACCACAAGGTTTGAATGCAGATTTTAATTTCAGAATTAAAACAAAATCAGGCGGGTTTTTTAAATATTACGGAATGTACGATTCCAACAGGATGGGCGTAACTGTGGAAAGCCTTGAGCCGGGAAATGATTTTTCTCTGGTTAATTTAAAAGGGAAAAATACGTATCACAATTTATCTTTTAAGCAAAAATTCGGGAAATATTTATTGAATACAAGTGCTTCTTATTCTTATAACACATCTGATTTAAAATTTTCAACTCAGAATAATGAGATTGAAACAGGGAACACAAAAGTTCTGAACGACGCAAATTACATTAATTTCAAAGCTGTTTTAGAAAGGAAAATCAATAAAATCAGCGCCTTGCGAGGCGGATTTGAACTAAACAGCACAAGCGAAAAACTCAACTTCAATAATTTCGTAGAAAAGCATTACAAAGATTTAATTTCTGCCGCTTTTGTGGAAACGGATTTGGGTTTTAGCAACCAGTTATCAGCAAAAATAGGGGTGAGAGCGGAGAATTCATCTTATCTTAAAAAAAGTAATATTGCACCACGTGTGGCGCTGGCTTATCGTTTTGCAAAAGACTGGACAACATCTTTCGCTTACGGGCTTTTCTATCAAAATCCGGAAAGCAAATATATCAACGGTCCCGCAAACCTGGGTTTCCAGCAATCACAGCACTATATTTTCCAGGTTCAGAGGGCGGCAGATGGAAGAAGTTTACGATTTGAAGCCTTTTACAAAAAATATGATGATTTGTTGAAAGTTAAAAACTTACCCTTCACAGACGGTCAGAATCAATATATCCAAACGGCAGACAATAACGGTGGTTACGGCTATGCAAAAGGACTGGAACTGTTCTGGAGAGATAAAAAAACATTTGAAAACATCGATTATTGGATAAGCTATTCATTCTTGGATTCCAAGAGGGATTTTATCAATTATCCTCTTAGTTTAAAACCGAATTTCGCTTCCGAACATACAATTTCTGCTGTTGCAAAAAGATTTATTCCAAAATGGAAAACAGGAGTAAATTTTTCTTATACCTATGCAAAAGGACGTCCTTACTACGATATTGCAGCGAAAGATGTGAACGGAGAATCAATGTATTACATCAGAAATGAAGGAAGATTAAAAGATTATAACGCTTTGAATTTCAGCATTAATTATCTTCCGAATTTGGGAAAGAAAGATGCAAAAGCATTCACCGTTCTTGTTTTAAGTGTGTCGAATATTTTAGGAACAAAAAATGTTTATGGATATAACTTTTCAATGGATGGATCAAGAAATTCTACAGTCGTTCCACCGGTAAATACCTTTATTTTTGTGGGCGCTTTTATCAGTTTTGGAGTTGATAAAACACAGGATGCCATCAACAACAATTTGTAA
- a CDS encoding superoxide dismutase family protein: protein MKGTTLALLAGCTLFAVSCGTTNTYQIMSKSDTQTGGTAKFTQKGDEVIMKLDVTNLTPGIHAVHIHEKGDCSAADGTSTGGHWNPSKNDHGKWGAEHFHMGDIGNLVADQSGVATLTFKTNKWCLGCTDESKNIIGKGLIVHAAADDFHTQPTGNAGGRVGCVEIK, encoded by the coding sequence ATGAAAGGTACAACATTAGCATTATTAGCAGGATGTACGCTATTTGCTGTTTCATGCGGAACAACAAATACGTATCAGATCATGTCTAAAAGCGACACACAGACAGGAGGAACGGCAAAGTTTACTCAAAAGGGAGATGAAGTTATCATGAAACTTGATGTAACGAATCTTACTCCAGGAATTCACGCAGTGCATATCCATGAAAAAGGAGACTGCTCCGCAGCGGACGGAACTTCTACCGGAGGACACTGGAATCCATCGAAAAACGACCACGGAAAATGGGGAGCCGAGCATTTCCACATGGGAGATATCGGTAATTTAGTGGCTGACCAGAGCGGAGTTGCCACGTTGACTTTCAAGACCAACAAATGGTGTCTTGGGTGTACAGACGAATCTAAAAACATCATCGGAAAGGGTCTTATCGTACATGCTGCAGCAGATGATTTCCATACTCAGCCAACCGGAAATGCAGGAGGAAGAGTAGGTTGTGTAGAAATTAAATAA